In the genome of Helicobacter colisuis, the window GGAGAATTTTTAAAATTTTGCGATCATTTGAGTGCTTTTTTGGAGGCTAGAATCTCTATGCGACATGGGATTTCAAGTAGAGAATTAGAAGAGGGTGCAAGAAATTTGGAGTATTTATATAATGCAAAAGAAATAAATGGCGTGGATTTGGGTTATTTATTTAGGGAGTTTAAGGCTTAAAATGCTTTTGACTATTTTGTATATCATTGGAATCACAGCAGAGGGAATGACAGGTGCGCTTGCAGCAGGGCGACATAATATGGATTGGTTTGGGGTGATTTTTATTGCTTGTGTTACAGCTATTGGTGGAGGATCGATTCGGGATATTTTGTTTGGGCATTATCCGCTTACTTGGGTAGCGCATCCGGAATATTTGGTTATTGTTTGTGTGGCGGCATTGATAACCACTAGAATCCCTTATTTTGTAGAGCGTTTTGAAAAAGCTTTTTTGATTTTAGATGCACTAGGTTTGGCGGTGTTTAGTGTGATTGGCGCTAGAATTGGAATGGATTTTCACCCAAGTGGTGCAATGGCAGTGGCTGGAGCGGTAATTACGGGTGTGTTTGGGGGAATTTTGCGAGATATTTTTTGCGCTAGGATTCCACTTGTTTTTCAAAAAGAGCTTTATGCAAGTGTGGCTTTGATTGTTGGTAGCTTATATGCTGCTTTGGAATTTGTTAGTCAAAATTATTTTTATCTCAATGAGGATTTGGTGATTATAGGTTCTTTGCTGTTGGGATTTGTGATTAGATTGGTTGCTATTAGGTATCATTTGGGACTTCCAACTTTTAAATATATCCCCAAAAATTAGTTTTCATTTATCAATTATTTACTTTTTTGATTTAAATCAAGGCAAAATTTTTTAGAAGTGATTAAAATTTCAAAATTGGATTTAAAATTTTTAAATTCAAAAATTTCTCAAGGAGCGTAAATTGGAAGGTAATAAACCTAAAAAACCGCTCTCATTTATGGCAGGATTGCTAGGGTTTTTGTGCGTTGTGATTGTTGTTATAGGGCTTTATACCTTTTATAATGCAAAGGGTTTGTCTTATTTTAGCAATGATAGCGAAGCTTGTAACAATTGCCACATTATGAATGATGTTTATAATGATTGGTCAAGGGGGGCACATTCACAAAAAATAGCCGGTAAGCCACGCGCAACTTGCAATGATTGTCATTTGCCACATAACTTTGTGGAAAAATGGGTTGCAAAAGCAGAAAGTGGAGTGGGACACGCCTATGCTTTTACCTTTAAGCTAGATGTTTTGCCAACAAACTTAACTGCAACGCAAAAATCAAAAAATATGATTCAAGATAATTGTGTGCGCTGTCATAGTGAAATGGTTAGCAATGTTGTAAATCCAACAACAAATCCACATGGAAATGGGTCGCTTAGCTGTGTGTCTTGTCACGAAAGTGTGGGACATAAAAGAGGTTTTTAAATTATTTTAGGAGGTTAAAATGCAAAAGAAATCACCTGTATTGCCAATTTTAGTTATTGTTGCAGTGATTATTATTGCAGGGTTGTTATGGTTAAATAGTGATATTGCTAAAAAGCAATCTGAAGGAACTGGAGGAATTAGCTCAAAGGGCTTTGTGGAAATGAGCGATGATAATCCAACTTTTGATCATTGGGGTAAAAATTTCCCCGATTATTTAGATATGTATTTGACGGTGGAAACAGAGAAGCCTATTTCAACAGAATTTGGTGGAAATCTAGCTTATTCAAAGCTTATTCGCTATCCACAGCTTACAATTCTTTGGGCGGGATATCCATTTAGTCTTGATGCTAATGAGGAAAGAGGGCATTTTTGGATTCAAGTTGATCAGATGGATACGGCAAGAAACAATAAAGATTTTTTAAATGCTCATGGTTTTGCGGCTTTTAATGGGCAGCCTACAGCTTGTATGAATTGTCATAGTGGTTGGAGTCCGTGGTTACTTAAAAATATGGGAATTGGAGATACTCCAGAAGAGAAATGGATTTCTTTTAACTCTACAAAATATTGGACAATGATTAAGAATGTGCCTGAAGTAGAAGGTGTTGTTGATCATAGCGGACCACATGGAGGGACAAGAATGGGAGTAACTTGTGCAGATTGCCATAATCCAAATGATATGCAATTGCGTCTTACAAGACAAGCGGCTATTAATGCATTAGTAAAATTTAGGGGTTATGAACCTGATCCAGTAACAGGGGTAAAGGCTTCAAGAGAAGAGATGAGAACGCTTGTGTGCTCACAATGTCATGTGGAATATTATTTTAAACCAACAGGAACAAAAGTAAAAGCAATAGGTGAATCAATTGCTAATGATCCAAGTAAAAAGTGGTGGAATGGCACACAAAAAACTTATGATGAAATTGATGTTTGGAGAGATGGAAACAAACCTACAGAAATTGAAGTTGATGGCTTAGAGCTTGTATTCCCTTGGAGTGAATGGAAGAGAAATGAGCCTTTTAGAATTGAAATGTTTGATGCGCATTATGAAAAAATAAGAGATGTGTTTGACAAAGATTGGGCGCATAAATTTACTAAAGCACCGATGCTTAAGATTCAGCACCCAGAATCAGAGCTTTATAGTGGTGGTGTGCATGCGGCTAATGGCGTAAGCTGTGCAGATTGCCATATGCCTTATATTAGAAAAGGTTCTAAGAAAATGACACAGCACAATATTACTTCACCATTGCAAGATATTAATGCAGCATGCAAGTCTTGCCACACTCAAAGTGAAGAATATCTTAGACAACAAGTGGCAGATATTCAAAAATCTGTAGCTTATGATTTAAGAAGTGCAGAATATGCAATGGTAAGTTTAATTGAAGATATTAAAGTGTTGCGTGAAAAACTTGGTGCAATGCCTAGTTATCAAACCAATGGCAAACCTGATGATGCAAAAATTTCTGCAGCATTAAAAGAACCTTTGGAGTTGCACAGAAAAGGTCAAATGAGAGGTGATTTTGTGGGTGCTGAAAACTCAACTGGTTTCCATAATCCAAGAGAGGCAAGTAGAATGTTACTTCAAGCTGTTGAAATGGCTAGAATGGGGCAAACAAAGCTTGTAGAAATTGCTAATGCAAATGGAATCAAAGACTTTAAAACTTCTAATTTAGGTTTTGAAGATATTCAAAAATATAATCCAGGGGAGATTCGTTATAAAGTGGATTTGAATGGACATAAAGCAGGTGAGCGATATTATAAACATGAAGAAATTAATGGTCCTGCTCCAAAAGAACTTTTGGAATTAGATAAGAACAATAAGCCTTATAATTATAGGGTGATTGATTCTAAAACTTCTTCTTATTGATTTTTTCTTAGAGATTCTAGGTGAAACTTAGAATCTCTAAAATTAAAATTACATTTCTTGCTTTGCCTTTTACTTTAGTTTATCTTCAAAATTTTTTGTTTATAAAATTTAAAATCTTTGTTTTAGTTAATTAAATATTTAAAAAAATAAGGATAGAATCTTAAAAAAATTCTTAACGAGGTTTTAAATATGAAAAAAATACTTTTGAGTTCAGCTATAGCATTTTCTTTATTGCAGGGTGTGAGTTTTGCAGAGACTTTTGCTAAGGTTAATGGTGATGAGATTACAGAAAAAGATATTGCAGCACTTATGAGAGCGATGCCGGGGGTTTCTTTTGCGCAATTACCACAAGAAGCAAAAGATCAAGTGGTGAATCAGGCTATCGAAAGAAAACTTTTAATTGCTCAAGCCAAGAAAGAGGGTATTGAAAAATCAAAAGAATTTAAAAATGCTTTAGAAAGCGTTAAGGAAGACTTGGCATTAGAAGTTTGGATGCGCCAAGAAATGGAAAAAGTGAAGGTTTCTAGCTCTGAAATTGAAAAATTCTATAATCAAAATAAGGCTAAATTTGTTCAGCCAGAAACTGCTAAAGTTAAGCATATTTTAGTTAGTAGCGAAGCAGATGCTAAAAGCATTATTGCTGAACTTAAAAAAGCAGGTAAAAATGTTGCAAGTAAGTTTGAGGAACTTGCCAAAGCAAAATCTAAAGATGGTAGTGCGCAAAATGGCGGAGAATTAGGTTGGATTGCAAAAGGTCAAGTTGTCCCAGAGTTTGCAGATGCGGCTTTCAAGCTTGATAAGGGTAAATACACTCAAACTCCAGTAAAAACACAATTTGGATACCATGTGATTTATGTTGATGATAAACGCCCAACAACAACTTTAGGACTTAAAGAAGTGAGTGAGCAAATTGAGCAAAATCTAAAATTGACAAAATTCCAAGAGAATGTTAGAAAAGAAGGTCAAGATTTGCGCGCTAAAGCTAAAGTAGAAATTATTAAATAAGGGCTTATATGTTAGTTTGTGGAAATGCAATTTTGCAAAAGGCTAATCAAGAAAACTATGGAGTAGGGGCATTTAATTTTGTAAATTATGAAATGCTTAGTGCTATTTTTGAAGCAGCAAATCTTAAAAATTCGCCTATTATTGTCCAAGCCAGTGAAGGGGCTATTAAATATATGGGGATTGATATGGCAGTGGGAATGGTAAAGATTCTTGCTAATCGTTATCCACATATTCCTGTTGCATTGCATTTGGATCATGGGACTAGTTTTGAATCTTGTGTTCGCGCTATTAGGGCAGGATTTACTTCAGTAATGATTGATGCTAGTCATCATCCTTTTGAAGAAAACTTAGCAGAGACAAAAAAAGTGGTTGAAGTTGCTCATATCGCAGGTGTAAGTGTAGAAGCAGAACTTGGAAGATTAATGGGAATTGAAGATAATATTTCAGTAGATGAAAAAGACGCTTGTTTGGTAAATCCACAAGAAGCAGAAGAATTTGTTAAAGAATCCAAAGTAGATTTTTTAGCTCCTGCTATTGGGACAAGTCATGGTGCATTTAAATTTAAAGGAGAACCAAAGCTTGATTTTGAGCGATTGCAAGAAGTGAAGCGCAGGACTAAGATTCCGCTTGTTCTTCATGGTGCTAGTGCGATTCCTGATTATGTGAGATCGAGTTTTTTAAACACAGGTGGAGATTTAAAAGGAAGCAAGGGTGTACCTTTTGATTTCTTGCAAGAAGCTATAAAGGGTGGGATTAATAAGGTTAATACAGACACTGATTTGCGAATAGCCTTTATGGCAGAAGTTAGACGCGTAGCCAATGAAGATAAAACACAATTTGATTTGCGTAAATTCTTTGCCCCTGCTAAGGAAGCAATGGTTAGGGTTATGGCAGAGAGAATGGATATTTTGGGAAGTTCAAATAAAATTTAATAAAAAGGAAAAAAATGGCTTATTCAATGGGAGATTTAAAAAAAGGTTTAAAGATTGAGTTAGAGGGTGTCCCCTATAGAATCACAGAATATCAACATGTAAAGCCTGGTAAAGGTGCTGCATTTGTGCGAGTAAAAATGAAATCTTTTTTAGATGGTCGAGTGCTAGAAAAAACTTTTCATGCCGGCGATAAATGCGAAGAGCCAAATTTGCAAGAAAAATCAATGCAGTTTCTTTATCACGATGGAGACTTCTTTCAATTTATGGATAATGAAACTTACGAGCAAATTGGCTTGAGTGAAGATCAAGTTGGCGATGTTGCAAAGTGGATGACAGAATCAATGGTAGTAAGTATTTTATTCCATAATGGCAAAGCAATATCGGTTGATGTGCCACAAACGGTTGAGTTAAAAGTAGTAGAAACTCCACCAAATTTTAAAGGCGATACGACAAGTGCAAGTAAAAAACCTGCTACTTTAGAAACAGGTACGGTCGTGCAAGTGCCTTACCATGTTTTAGAGGGTGATTTGATTCGTGTTAATACTGAAACAGGCGAATACCTAGATAAAGTTAAATAAGGTATCTAATGGCAAAGATTTTGATTCCACTTGGCAAGGGTTTTGAAGAATTAGAAGCAATTACGATTATTGATGTTTTAAGAAGAGTGGGTTGCGAAGTCGTGGTTGCTAGTTTAAATGATTCTTTAGAGGTGATTTCTCAAGGTGGTATAAAAGTTATTGCAGATGCTTCGCTTAGAGAAATCAATAGGTCTAGTTTAGATGCGGTTGTTTTTCCTGGAGGTTGGGAAGGAACACAGAATCTTATCGCTTCTAGTGAATTAAAAGAAATTGTTTTGAAATTGCACTCTGATTGTAAAATTATCGCTGCTATTTGCGCTGCCCCATTGGTACTTTTTAAAATGGGTGTATTAGAAAATTGTGATTTCACTTGTTATCCGGGTATTGAAAAAAATATAGAAAATATAAATTATAAAAAAGATAAAAATGTGATTCAAAGTGGTCATATTATCACCTCAAAAGGACCTGCAACTGCTTTAGAATTTGCATTTTATTTGGCTGAAATTTTAGCTTCAAAACAAAAAGCTCAAGAAATTAAAGAAGGAATGTTAGCTTCTTGAAATCTTTTAAAGTTCTAATCCCATTAGCCTTTCTAGCCCTTTTTTTTGGCGGTTGTTTGCTAGGTTATAGGGATATAATCTATAACTCACAAAACTTTTCTACAGAACAAGTTGTAAAAAAAGTTATTAATCAAGCAGTGGATACGACTTTAGAAGTAGCAAAATCTAATGCTGAACCGACTTTAGATACGGCTATTAATGCACTCTTAGAAGAAGTTTTGGATTCTGAGCAATTAGAAAGTCTTATTAAAAATCTTCAAGCTAATTTTAAAAAAATTGTTGCACAATTAACGCAAAAAGTTATCCAAAATTGGGGTAAAGATGATGCGCAAACTGCTTCCCAAGAAGTGTATGTAAAATATACTGATTCTTACCTATCTCGCGCGGAAGTTGATTTTGCTAAAGGTGTGATTTTAGTTTCAACTTTGGATATTAAAAATCCCAAAGAAGCCTTACACAAAGCGATTGTAACGACCTTGCTTACCCCAGATGATCCAGAAAAGGTGGATTTGTATTCGGATAAAGAGGTGGTTTATTCAGGGACTCCTTATTTGGCAAATTTGGTCAAGGATAATGAGGGAAAAGTGATTTTGTATCCGTGGAGGGCAAATCGCTATGCAACTTATTTGATTGATAATAGCTTAAAAACAAGGGAAATAAAAGAAGAAGGACAGAAAAAGGTTGTCTATTATGTGCAGTTTGATATGGTGGCAGATAGAGAGATTCAAAGTGAGCATAAATATGGTGAATATGTGGCGCTATATGCTAAAGAGTATGGCATAGAACAAGCTTTGATTTTTGCTATTATTAAAACAGAAAGCAGCTTTAATCCTTATGCGGTTAGTCATATTCCTGCTTATGGACTTATGCAAGTCGTTCCTGCAAGTGCTGGGCGAGATGTTTATAGAGCGCTAAATAACAAAGATGGTATTCCAACTAAAGAGATGCTATTTACCCCAAAGATTAATATTCAATATGGTTCGACTTATTTGGATATTCTTTTTTCGCGTTATTTAACAGGGATTAAAAATAGCCTTTCTCACGAATATTGTGTGATTGCTGCTTATAACACGGGGAGTGGAAATGTGCTTTCAGTTTTTCATAAAGATAGAAAAAAAGCAGTTGAAGTGATTAACTCTATGACTTCAGCAGAAGTGTATCGCAAACTTAGAACCTCATTGAAATATGAAGAAGCACGCAATTATTTATTAAAAGTAACCAATGCCAAAAAAGAGTTTCAAGCTACCGCTAAAAATGTAAATGATTCTTCTATTTTGCTTAGTGTGAGATAATGGAAATTTTTGAAATTATTCAAAGCTCAAAACCTTGTAGTTATTTAGAGGGAATAGAATCTAAATTTCGTTATTTTTATATTAAGCAGTGCAGTAAAGAATTTTATGATTTGTTGTTACAGCGGGGTTGGAGGCGTTTTGGGTGTTATTTTTTTGTGCCTATTTGTCAAGGTTGTGAGGAATGTATTTCAATTCGCCAAGATTGTGAAAATTTCATTTTTTCAAAGTCTCATCAAAGAATCCTAAAAAATCCATTAAAGCTTAAAATTACAAGACCAAGAGTGAGTTTTGAGCATTTGGAGCTTTATGAAAAATATCATAGAGTAATGCACGATAAAAAAGGTTGGGAGTATCAAAAAAGCACTTTAGAAATTTATTATGAAACCTTTGTTCAGGGTTATCAAGATTTTGGTTATGAATTTGACTATTATTATGAAGAAAAGCTAGTTGGAGTGGCGCTAGTTGATGTTTTAGATAATGCAATTTCGGCTGTGTATTGTTATTACGATCACGATTTTAAAAAATTTTCTATTGGAAGTTATTCTATTCTTAAACAAATTGCCTTTGCAAAAGAGTATAATATCAAATATCTTTATCCTGGGTATTGGATAAAAGACCATTATTCTATGGGATATAAAGAAAAATTTAAACCTTTTGAAGTGCTTCAAAACCGCCCTAATTTAAATGAATATTCTATTTGGATAAAGGAGTAATCTTGCATTATACAAATTTGATTTCACAAATTTTTGAAAAATTGTCTTGCTTTGCCTTTTGCTCTAAGTTACAATTTTTAATCAATAAGACATATGTTGAACTATTCAAAATTGATTTAGAAGAGTTTGACACTTTGCAGAGTTATCCCACACTTGATGCACTTTTTACTCGCTCATTAGTTAAGATGCGAAGTTTTGATAAGAGGGAAAATACATTGATATCTCCTTGTGATGGAATGATAATGGAAAGCGGGGTTTGTAAAGGTAATATGGCAATGCAAATCAAAGGGAAAAGCTATGGGTTAAGAGATTTTATCCATCAAGATTTAGATGAACATTATTCTTTTGTTAATTTTTATCTCTCACCAAGAGACTATCATCGATTCCATGCACCAGTTAATTTGGAAGTAAAAAGAATTGAAGTTATACAGGGAATGCTTTTGTCGGTCAATGAAAGATCGCTGCTTAAAAATGATAATCTTTTTAATAAAAATAAAAGAGTGGTTTTGGAATGTCAAGATGATTTTGGTAATACTTTTTATTATGTGGCAATTGGTGCTTTGAATGTGGGGAAAATTCAAATTAATATAGAATCAGAAATTGTTAATCTTAAAATGAATAAAATCTATGAATACAAAAATCCCATAAAAATTAAAAAAGGTGAGGAAATAGGCTGTTTTCATATGGGTTCAACGATTGTGATTCTTTCAAAAAATTGGGAATATGATCTAAAGCCTAGAGAAAAAGTGCTTTTTGGACAACAGATTGCCAAATACAAGGAGTGAAAATGAAAGCAAGAATCAAAGAATTGCAAAAGAAGCTTGATGTATTGTTAGTGGCACATTTCTATCAGCGTGATGAGATTGTGGAAATTGCAGATTTAATTGGAGATAGCTTGGAATTAGCTAGAAAATCTTCTCAAAGCGGCAATAAAAATATAGTGTTTTGTGGGGTTGGCTTTATGGGTCAAAGTGTGAAAATTTTGGCACCACAAAAGTGTGTTTTTATGCCTAAGATTGCTTGTTGTTCTATGGCTAGAATGATTGATGATACTTATTTTGATAAATCTATTGAAAAATTAAAAGAATATGGAATTAATTCTATTTTTCCCATAACTTATATTAATTCTAACGCAGAAGTTAAAGCAAAAGTATCAGAGCTTGAAGGAGTGGTTTGCACAAGTGCTAATGCAGCTAAAATTATGGATTATGCTCTCAAGCATAATAAAAAAATATTCTTTTTGCCCGATAAGTGCTTAGGGCAGAATCTAGCTTCTCAAAATGACTTAAAAAGTGCGGTTTTGGGGCTAGATTCAAAGGAAAAAATTTTAGATGCGGATATTATTTGCTATGATGGGTTTTGTTCAGTGCATCAGCTTTTTAGAGCAGAAGATGTGGATTTTTATCGGCAAAAATATTCTGATATTTTGGTGGCAGTGCATCCTGAATGCGCCCCTAGTGTTGTGCAAAAGGCAGATTTTGTTGGTTCTACTAGTCAAATTATTCAATATGTGCAAAAATTAGATCCAGCTCAAAAGGTTGTAGTAGGGACAGAATTTAATCTTGTAAATCGCCTAAGAAAGCCTTATAATGGAATTCAAAATACCTTTGTGCTTTCTTCTACTAAGCCTGAATGTCCTACAATGAATGAAACAACTTTGCAAGATGTTTTGAATGTCTTGGAAGCTTTGGATAGGGGGGAAGAATATAATGAAATATTACTCAAAGAGGAAGTGGCAATAAAAGCCAAGCGGGCTTTAGAGAAAATGTTAGAACTTTCATAAGGATAGATAATGCATAAGATTTTATTAGATGATTTTTTGAGAGCAACTTTAAAAGAGGATATGGGCAAGGGAGATTTATACTCAAGAATTGAAAACAATATTGCAGTAGAAAGCTATATTATAGTCAAAGAAGATGGTATTTTATCAGGTAGAATCTATGTGGAGCGCCTGTGTGAATTATTAGGTATTGAAGTAGAGTTTTCTCTAAAAGATGGAGAGGCGTTTTGCAAGGGAACTAAAATTGCAACTTTCAAGGGCAAGATGAGTGCGATTTTGGGAGCAGAGCGAACTATTTTGAATCTTTTACAGCATTCCAGTGGAATTGCTACTCTTACAAATAAGTATGTTAAGGCTCTAGAAGGGACGCAGTGTGTATTACTAGATACGCGAAAAACACGACCTTTGCTTAGAGATTTTGAAAAATATTCCACGAGAAATGGTGGAGCTATTAATCATCGTTTTGGCTTAGATGATTGTTTGATGTTAAAAGACACACATTTATCAAGGATTTTATCATTAAGTAAGTTTATTCAAGAAATACGAGAGAAAATCCCCTTTACCACCAAAATAGAAGTAGAATGTGAAAATATTTTACAAGCCAAAGAAGCTTTAGAATCAAGAATTGATATTTTAATGTGCGACAATATGGAGGCTACAGCAATCAAAGAAGTTGTTAAAATGCGAGATTTAATTGCGCCAAATGTATTGTTAGAAGCTAGTGGCAATATTACTTTGGCTAATTTAAAAGAATATGCTAAAAGTGGGATAGATGCAATTTCAAGTGGAGCGATAATCCATCAAGCAACTTGGATTGATATGAGTATGAGAATTGACTAAAAAATAGCAAAACAATGAGAGATAGAGAAAAGGTTTTTATTGAGGAATTAACGCAAAGCAAAACAAGTTTTGGCATAGGTGATGATGGGGTTGTGCTTGGTGATTTTGTTGTAGCAAATGATGCTTTTTTTGAAGGGATTCATTTTAAGCGAGAGTGGGGGAGCTTAGATAGGATTTTCAAAAAGGCTTTTTTAGTTAATCTCTCGGATATTTATGCGATGAATGCGATTCCAAAGTTTGCTTTATTAACACTTTGTATTCCAAAGGATTTTAAAGAGGCAAGGGAGTTAGCAAGAATTTTTAGCGCTATAGCGCAAGGTTTTGGTGTTAAAATCGTGGGTGGTGATACTATTGTAGGGGAAAAGCTACATTTTTCTTTTACGATTCTTGGAGAAAAAGGTAAAAAAACACTTTTTAGAAAACCAATTCAAAAGGGTGATTTTTTAGCTTATCTTAGTCCAAGAAGTCCATTAAATTTGTCTAACAAACAAGCTTTTGGCAAGAATCTTAAGCATCTTAAAAATGCTTTACGCTTTGATCAGATTCTTAAAAATTCTCGTTTTGATTTTCCTATTTTATATCCCAAAATGATTTTAGCTTTTAATGAGATTGCTAAAGCGGGAATGGATATTTCTGATGGAATCTTTGCAGAATTAGCTAGACTTGCAAAGCTTAATAGTATAGATTTTAAATTTTTTCAACCCAAAGGAGAGTGGTTTTATTCTCCAGAGGAATATCAAATGCTTTATGCCCTAGGTGCTAAAAAGCTAAAAAAAGCGCAAAATTTAGCAAGGAAATTCCGTCATAATTTGATTGTTTTTGCTAGAGCTAAGAGGGGAAAATATAAAAAAATAAAGAAAAATTGGCATTCATAATTTGGCAAGATAGAATCTTAAGCAAATCCTTAAAGGAATTTGCTTAAAAACTTAAGAAGAACAAGCAGATTTGCCAGTATCTACGGGTTGGATTGCACTATTATCAGCAAGTTTCTTGGTATTCACTTCTTCCATAAAATCCCATAATTCTTTAGCGGCTTTTAAATATTCTTTAGCAGATTTTGAATCAGGATGGAAATAGACAATTGGTTTTCCATTATCTCCTGCTTCTCTTACGCTTGGTTCAATTGGGATTTGTGCTAGAGTTTTTGTTCCATAAGCTTTAGCGACTTCTTCGGTGGTGCCTTTGCCAAAAATGTCATATTCTTGACCACAATCAGGACAAATAAAGCCACTCATATTTTCAATAATCCCAGCAACAGGAATTTTGAGTTTTGCAAACATATCTAAGGCTCTTGCACCATCATCTAATGCTACTTTTTGTGGAGTAGAGACAGCAACTCCAGCTGTAACAGGGACACTTTGAGCTAAAGTTAGTTGTGCATCTCCCGTTCCTGGTGGCATATCAATAACCATTACATCTAAATTGTCCCATAAAACATCGCTAAGCATTTGCTCAATGGCGCGAATAATCATTGGACCACGCCAAATAAGACTTTGTCCTTCATCATAAAGCACTCCCATTGAAATCATCTCGATTCCATAAGCCTGTAGTGGAATGAGTTTTTTGAGTTTTTGATCCACTTCTGGTTTGTCATTTTGCAAACCTAGCATACGCGGTATATTTGGACCATAAATATCAGCATCAAGTAAGGCTACCTTTTTGCCCTGTTGAGCTAGAGCAATTGCAAGATTAACGCTTGTAGTGGATTTTCCAACCCCACCTTTACCACTGCTTACCATTACAAAGTTTTTAATTTGTGGAGCGAGATTTTTTGTGCCTTGCGGTTTTTGATTTTGGGCTTGCGGTTTGGGCTGTTTAATGTCAAGGTTGATTTTATTAATACCTTGAGCATTGAGTTTTTGTGTGATTTGTGTGCGAAGCGTTTCGGCTACTTCGGGGGAAGCTGATGGGATTTCAACGCGAAGTGAAACCGCATTTTCGTGAATTAACATTTCTTTTACAAACCCAAAGGTTACAATGTCTTTTTCGAAATTAGGGTAAATAATTTCTTTTAATAAGCTAACTAGTTGTTCTTGATTCATCTTTTTCCTTTTTAACTATTTTGTTCGATAATTTCTTGTGAAATTTTGTAACTGCAGAATTTTGGACCACACATTGAACAGAATTTTGCTTCTTTGAAAACTTCTTGTGGCAAACTTTCATCGTGA includes:
- a CDS encoding arginyltransferase; translated protein: MEIFEIIQSSKPCSYLEGIESKFRYFYIKQCSKEFYDLLLQRGWRRFGCYFFVPICQGCEECISIRQDCENFIFSKSHQRILKNPLKLKITRPRVSFEHLELYEKYHRVMHDKKGWEYQKSTLEIYYETFVQGYQDFGYEFDYYYEEKLVGVALVDVLDNAISAVYCYYDHDFKKFSIGSYSILKQIAFAKEYNIKYLYPGYWIKDHYSMGYKEKFKPFEVLQNRPNLNEYSIWIKE
- a CDS encoding phosphatidylserine decarboxylase, which gives rise to MHYTNLISQIFEKLSCFAFCSKLQFLINKTYVELFKIDLEEFDTLQSYPTLDALFTRSLVKMRSFDKRENTLISPCDGMIMESGVCKGNMAMQIKGKSYGLRDFIHQDLDEHYSFVNFYLSPRDYHRFHAPVNLEVKRIEVIQGMLLSVNERSLLKNDNLFNKNKRVVLECQDDFGNTFYYVAIGALNVGKIQINIESEIVNLKMNKIYEYKNPIKIKKGEEIGCFHMGSTIVILSKNWEYDLKPREKVLFGQQIAKYKE
- the nadA gene encoding quinolinate synthase NadA, producing MKARIKELQKKLDVLLVAHFYQRDEIVEIADLIGDSLELARKSSQSGNKNIVFCGVGFMGQSVKILAPQKCVFMPKIACCSMARMIDDTYFDKSIEKLKEYGINSIFPITYINSNAEVKAKVSELEGVVCTSANAAKIMDYALKHNKKIFFLPDKCLGQNLASQNDLKSAVLGLDSKEKILDADIICYDGFCSVHQLFRAEDVDFYRQKYSDILVAVHPECAPSVVQKADFVGSTSQIIQYVQKLDPAQKVVVGTEFNLVNRLRKPYNGIQNTFVLSSTKPECPTMNETTLQDVLNVLEALDRGEEYNEILLKEEVAIKAKRALEKMLELS
- the nadC gene encoding carboxylating nicotinate-nucleotide diphosphorylase; amino-acid sequence: MHKILLDDFLRATLKEDMGKGDLYSRIENNIAVESYIIVKEDGILSGRIYVERLCELLGIEVEFSLKDGEAFCKGTKIATFKGKMSAILGAERTILNLLQHSSGIATLTNKYVKALEGTQCVLLDTRKTRPLLRDFEKYSTRNGGAINHRFGLDDCLMLKDTHLSRILSLSKFIQEIREKIPFTTKIEVECENILQAKEALESRIDILMCDNMEATAIKEVVKMRDLIAPNVLLEASGNITLANLKEYAKSGIDAISSGAIIHQATWIDMSMRID
- a CDS encoding thiamine-phosphate kinase; translation: MRDREKVFIEELTQSKTSFGIGDDGVVLGDFVVANDAFFEGIHFKREWGSLDRIFKKAFLVNLSDIYAMNAIPKFALLTLCIPKDFKEARELARIFSAIAQGFGVKIVGGDTIVGEKLHFSFTILGEKGKKTLFRKPIQKGDFLAYLSPRSPLNLSNKQAFGKNLKHLKNALRFDQILKNSRFDFPILYPKMILAFNEIAKAGMDISDGIFAELARLAKLNSIDFKFFQPKGEWFYSPEEYQMLYALGAKKLKKAQNLARKFRHNLIVFARAKRGKYKKIKKNWHS
- a CDS encoding Mrp/NBP35 family ATP-binding protein, which gives rise to MNQEQLVSLLKEIIYPNFEKDIVTFGFVKEMLIHENAVSLRVEIPSASPEVAETLRTQITQKLNAQGINKINLDIKQPKPQAQNQKPQGTKNLAPQIKNFVMVSSGKGGVGKSTTSVNLAIALAQQGKKVALLDADIYGPNIPRMLGLQNDKPEVDQKLKKLIPLQAYGIEMISMGVLYDEGQSLIWRGPMIIRAIEQMLSDVLWDNLDVMVIDMPPGTGDAQLTLAQSVPVTAGVAVSTPQKVALDDGARALDMFAKLKIPVAGIIENMSGFICPDCGQEYDIFGKGTTEEVAKAYGTKTLAQIPIEPSVREAGDNGKPIVYFHPDSKSAKEYLKAAKELWDFMEEVNTKKLADNSAIQPVDTGKSACSS